The proteins below come from a single Treponema phagedenis genomic window:
- a CDS encoding ABC transporter transmembrane domain-containing protein: MALPNFFAVAIVTPIMMFAVMFFVDWRLGILLVILTIISIACMFGMYGDMTFMEKYAKALEKMNSEAVEYVRGMQVIKIFNASVASYKSFYNAISDYKDCVFKYTMSCRVPYNLFF, encoded by the coding sequence TTGGCTCTGCCTAATTTTTTTGCAGTTGCTATTGTAACGCCGATAATGATGTTTGCGGTGATGTTTTTTGTAGATTGGCGTCTTGGCATACTTTTGGTTATTCTTACGATTATCTCGATTGCGTGTATGTTTGGAATGTACGGCGATATGACTTTTATGGAAAAGTACGCAAAAGCCCTCGAAAAAATGAATTCGGAAGCGGTCGAATATGTGCGTGGAATGCAAGTAATAAAAATTTTTAATGCGTCGGTTGCTTCGTATAAATCTTTTTATAATGCAATTTCCGATTACAAGGACTGTGTTTTTAAGTATACGATGTCGTGCCGTGTGCCGTATAATTTGTTTTTTTAA